Proteins from one Desulfovibrio sp. X2 genomic window:
- a CDS encoding helicase-related protein: MHSNRFLSAPALAGLKDFQRKTVEYVFKRLYGNDPTSRFLIADEVGLGKTLVARGIIAKTLEHLQDEVDRVDVIYICSNAAIATQNVNRLNVSDTDGFSIATRLTYLPRQVRSLRKNKVNFISLTPGTAFDHARSRGGHADERAILYRMLYDLPLAQNERRRRLRVGLLNILQAKAGKDNWRAKAKNLPAEDLDTDLSKAFRRAVLEDAELYAALKEGCERFARYRDYSRIPWEDSELRYDLIGKLRIKLASVCLSALEPDLVILDEFQRFKHLLDGDDEASMLATSLFEHPDVRVLLLSATPYKMFTLDQENDEDDHYPDFIRTLNFLFNDSGKVDAVKNLLSEHRTTLHACAKGSVCHPGKKAELERALLNVMCRTERVATTRDHNSMLTEIERTAPLTPADLQHAATVDAVAICVKAGEPIEYWKSAPYLINFLKHYELRHKLDAQLNSPSDALRETLSLANGQLLTKDKLEGYQALDPANPRMRVLFEDTIDKGMWQLLWMPPSMPYIEPGGAYRGKDGLTKALVFSSWSAVPDAVASICSYEAERKMIAGTSVSHSEIYDKIKPLLRFAVASNDNRLTGMPVIAWLLPSPTLATKIDPLKIALGHGNGPVDAQELRNEVKALCRSLVETLPGAGEGTRADERWYWAAPILLDSHNGLLDWCKSHSGWRFATPDHESGTHFKAHIDLLVSMAEDNTPLGPQPDDLVDVLCDLALAGPGVCALRALRRIGAELDAADPDLLSAAARIAFGFRSLFNMPETIAMLRGSGEDSYWRLTLQYGVDGNLQSVLDEYVHVLRDSLGLQEQSPKKQVAGIAECIQSVLSLRTAQIRIDEIKVSGKGFAFDDFNTRCRFALRFGDIRDDNNQALVRADSVRDAFNSPFRPFVLASTSIGQEGLDFHTWCHAVVHWNLPSNPVDLEQREGRVHRYKGHAVRKNIAERYGLTALSMAHEESDPWQSLFHIAAQQKSNGHSDLIPYWIFEDGSARVERRIPLLPYSKEVGKLKRLKQGLALYRMVFGQPRQEDLLFSLSQNGNNESADFADWLISLQPPQIEPDE; encoded by the coding sequence ATGCATAGCAACCGCTTTTTATCAGCCCCCGCCTTGGCCGGTCTGAAAGATTTCCAGAGGAAGACCGTGGAGTACGTCTTCAAGCGGCTCTATGGCAATGACCCAACTTCCCGTTTTCTGATCGCCGATGAAGTTGGACTTGGAAAAACGCTAGTCGCCCGGGGAATCATTGCCAAGACCTTGGAGCACCTTCAAGACGAGGTGGATCGGGTCGATGTGATCTACATCTGCTCCAATGCCGCCATCGCGACCCAGAATGTCAATCGGCTCAATGTCAGCGACACGGATGGTTTTTCAATCGCTACACGACTGACGTACCTGCCCAGGCAAGTACGCTCGCTGCGAAAGAACAAGGTAAATTTCATCAGCCTGACGCCCGGTACAGCCTTCGATCATGCCCGCAGTCGAGGCGGGCATGCCGACGAGCGGGCGATTCTCTATCGGATGCTGTACGACTTGCCCCTGGCGCAAAATGAACGGCGTAGACGGCTGCGCGTAGGCCTCCTCAACATTCTTCAGGCGAAAGCAGGTAAGGATAACTGGCGAGCCAAGGCCAAAAACCTCCCAGCAGAGGATCTGGACACAGACCTTTCCAAGGCCTTTCGCCGGGCTGTCCTTGAGGATGCCGAACTGTATGCGGCCTTGAAGGAAGGCTGTGAACGCTTTGCCCGATACCGGGACTACAGCAGAATTCCTTGGGAGGACTCTGAGCTTCGCTACGACCTGATCGGAAAACTCAGAATCAAGCTGGCGTCAGTGTGCCTTTCCGCGCTTGAGCCCGATTTGGTCATCCTTGATGAATTCCAACGATTCAAGCACCTGTTGGATGGCGATGATGAAGCCTCCATGCTGGCGACCTCGCTCTTCGAACATCCCGACGTTCGCGTTCTCCTGCTGTCCGCAACGCCCTACAAAATGTTCACCCTCGACCAGGAGAATGACGAAGACGACCACTATCCAGATTTCATCAGGACACTGAACTTCCTCTTCAATGATTCCGGCAAGGTCGATGCGGTCAAAAATCTCTTGTCAGAGCATCGAACAACGCTCCACGCCTGCGCAAAGGGCTCCGTATGTCACCCGGGAAAAAAAGCCGAACTTGAACGAGCGCTCCTGAACGTCATGTGCCGAACGGAGCGGGTCGCGACGACTCGAGATCACAACTCGATGCTGACTGAGATTGAACGGACGGCTCCCCTCACGCCAGCGGATCTTCAGCACGCCGCGACGGTTGACGCGGTAGCAATCTGCGTTAAGGCCGGGGAGCCAATCGAATACTGGAAGTCTGCGCCTTACTTGATCAACTTTTTAAAACACTATGAGCTGAGGCATAAGCTGGATGCCCAGTTGAATTCCCCTTCAGATGCTCTTCGCGAAACTCTTTCGTTGGCAAATGGGCAGTTGCTGACGAAGGACAAACTGGAAGGCTATCAGGCTCTCGATCCTGCCAATCCGAGGATGCGCGTACTTTTCGAAGACACGATTGATAAGGGCATGTGGCAGCTTTTATGGATGCCGCCGTCTATGCCGTATATTGAGCCTGGTGGCGCATACCGGGGCAAGGATGGATTGACCAAGGCCCTTGTTTTTTCCTCCTGGAGTGCTGTTCCGGACGCGGTTGCATCAATTTGCTCCTACGAAGCCGAGCGGAAGATGATCGCCGGAACCTCGGTTTCTCACAGCGAAATCTATGACAAGATTAAGCCATTGCTGCGATTTGCGGTGGCCTCAAACGATAATCGCCTGACTGGTATGCCGGTTATTGCCTGGTTGCTGCCGTCCCCAACCCTTGCCACCAAGATTGATCCGCTCAAGATTGCCCTGGGCCATGGCAACGGGCCAGTGGACGCCCAGGAACTGAGGAACGAGGTCAAGGCTCTTTGCCGCAGTTTGGTAGAAACCCTGCCTGGTGCTGGAGAAGGGACGCGAGCTGATGAGCGATGGTATTGGGCGGCTCCCATTCTTCTCGATTCTCATAACGGATTGTTGGACTGGTGCAAGAGCCATTCGGGATGGAGATTTGCTACACCGGACCATGAATCTGGCACCCATTTCAAAGCTCATATCGACTTGCTTGTCAGCATGGCAGAGGACAACACTCCTCTCGGTCCTCAGCCGGATGATCTGGTCGATGTGCTTTGCGATCTGGCTCTTGCCGGTCCTGGCGTCTGTGCCTTGCGAGCACTTCGCCGTATCGGTGCCGAGCTCGACGCGGCCGATCCAGACCTTCTGTCGGCCGCAGCCAGAATCGCCTTCGGCTTTCGATCGCTTTTCAATATGCCGGAGACGATTGCCATGCTACGAGGCTCCGGCGAGGATTCTTATTGGCGGTTGACGCTTCAGTACGGTGTCGACGGCAATCTCCAATCGGTGCTCGATGAATATGTGCATGTCCTTCGAGATTCTTTGGGTCTCCAGGAGCAATCACCGAAAAAACAGGTGGCTGGCATAGCTGAGTGCATCCAATCGGTGTTGTCACTGCGGACCGCTCAGATTCGAATCGACGAAATAAAGGTGTCTGGAAAAGGCTTTGCTTTTGATGACTTTAACACCCGCTGTCGTTTTGCGCTCCGGTTCGGGGATATTCGAGACGACAACAACCAGGCTCTCGTTCGCGCCGACTCGGTGCGGGATGCCTTCAACTCACCATTTCGTCCTTTCGTTTTGGCGTCGACCTCAATTGGTCAGGAAGGTTTGGACTTCCACACTTGGTGCCATGCGGTGGTCCATTGGAACCTGCCTTCCAATCCTGTTGATCTTGAACAACGCGAAGGCCGGGTCCATCGCTATAAAGGGCATGCTGTCAGGAAGAACATTGCGGAACGGTATGGTCTGACTGCTCTTTCTATGGCGCATGAGGAAAGTGACCCGTGGCAGAGCCTTTTCCATATTGCGGCCCAGCAAAAATCCAATGGGCATTCCGATCTCATCCCGTATTGGATCTTCGAGGATGGTTCCGCCCGGGTGGAGCGCCGCATCCCGCTTCTCCCATATAGCAAGGAGGTTGGGAAGCTCAAACGGCTGAAGCAAGGGTTGGCCCTCTATCGTATGGTTTTCGGTCAACCCCGCCAGGAGGACCTGCTGTTCAGCCTCAGCCAGAACGGCAACAATGAGTCAGCGGATTTTGCCGATTGGCTGATTTCGCTTCAACCTCCACAAATTGAGCCTGATGAATAA
- a CDS encoding DNA-binding transcriptional regulator, with protein MSSGARILDGMKEALSLARGEAPEEQYRVHVPAQVDVKAIRRRTGLTQAAFAASFGLSLHALRNWEQGKRKPDPAARAYLRVIEVAPEVVRRALQA; from the coding sequence ATGAGTAGTGGAGCTCGTATCCTCGACGGCATGAAGGAGGCTCTTTCCCTCGCCCGGGGTGAAGCGCCCGAGGAGCAGTACAGGGTGCATGTGCCCGCCCAGGTGGACGTGAAGGCCATCCGACGGCGCACCGGCCTTACCCAGGCAGCTTTTGCGGCCTCGTTCGGGCTTTCGCTGCATGCGTTGCGAAACTGGGAGCAGGGAAAACGGAAGCCAGATCCGGCGGCCAGGGCCTACCTGCGTGTCATCGAGGTGGCCCCGGAAGTGGTGCGGCGGGCGCTGCAAGCATGA
- a CDS encoding MFS transporter → MSAHPASSPDLAAEPARLFGYDFTVLLLAATFGFCNIAVFYGLASHLRKLGIDPAWQGVVIAAEPMAAFLTRPFLSVWLTPRQALVTARAALVATGLVLPCYMLASSVPALIAVRVVHGLAFVCLVSAVMVLLAKTVPAPAAGRAFGLFSLSALVPYAIMPPFTEWLLLRVGGEAHAYAWTALLTLPSLALFVPLGRRLGRDSFSEEEKRRPSLAEVRADVSRPSIALLLGANLLLFAGSTQIFFFLKPFALSAGGLDPALFFTVCTAASIAVRVLAGPFYDRLPRAAASLSGLLGLAACAVLLATTRGEAAFLGLAAVYGLLQGVSLPLLNAAMFLTSEPRLRGMNMNLMLFMMDAGYTFGPLAAGGLLEAGGGYAGLFTASACCFLGSAGLLAPLALRELRSPRRAPKRA, encoded by the coding sequence ATGAGCGCACATCCGGCATCCTCTCCCGACCTCGCGGCCGAGCCAGCGCGGCTCTTCGGCTACGACTTCACGGTCCTGCTTCTGGCCGCGACCTTCGGCTTCTGCAACATCGCCGTGTTCTACGGCCTGGCGAGCCACCTGCGAAAGCTCGGCATCGACCCGGCCTGGCAGGGCGTGGTCATCGCGGCCGAGCCCATGGCGGCCTTTCTCACCCGGCCCTTCCTGAGCGTCTGGCTGACCCCTCGCCAGGCCCTCGTGACGGCGCGCGCGGCCCTCGTGGCCACGGGCCTCGTCCTGCCCTGCTACATGCTGGCCTCGAGCGTCCCGGCCCTGATCGCGGTGCGCGTGGTCCACGGGCTGGCCTTCGTCTGCCTGGTCAGCGCGGTCATGGTCCTGCTCGCCAAGACCGTCCCGGCCCCGGCCGCGGGCCGCGCCTTCGGCCTGTTCTCCCTCTCCGCCCTGGTGCCCTACGCGATCATGCCGCCGTTCACGGAATGGCTGCTCCTGCGCGTGGGCGGCGAGGCGCACGCCTACGCCTGGACGGCGCTCCTGACGCTGCCCTCCCTGGCCCTCTTCGTGCCCCTGGGGCGCCGCCTCGGCCGCGACTCCTTCAGCGAGGAGGAAAAGCGGCGGCCCTCCCTGGCCGAGGTGCGCGCCGACGTGTCGCGGCCGTCCATCGCCCTGCTGCTGGGCGCGAATCTGCTGCTCTTCGCGGGCTCCACGCAGATATTCTTCTTCCTCAAGCCCTTCGCCCTGTCCGCGGGCGGGCTCGATCCTGCGCTCTTCTTCACGGTCTGCACCGCGGCCTCCATCGCGGTCCGGGTCCTGGCCGGGCCGTTCTACGACAGGCTGCCGCGCGCCGCGGCCAGCCTGTCCGGCCTCCTGGGGCTGGCCGCCTGCGCCGTTCTCCTGGCGACGACGCGCGGCGAGGCCGCCTTCCTGGGGCTGGCCGCCGTCTACGGCCTGCTGCAGGGCGTCTCGCTGCCGCTCCTGAACGCGGCCATGTTCCTCACCTCCGAGCCCAGGCTGCGCGGCATGAACATGAACCTGATGCTCTTCATGATGGACGCGGGCTACACCTTCGGCCCCCTGGCCGCGGGCGGGCTGCTGGAAGCGGGCGGCGGATACGCCGGGCTCTTCACGGCGAGCGCGTGCTGCTTTCTGGGCTCGGCCGGGCTGCTGGCCCCGCTGGCGCTGCGCGAACTGCGCAGCCCCAGGCGGGCTCCCAAGCGGGCCTGA
- the hisC gene encoding histidinol-phosphate transaminase — protein sequence MRRLADLVPPHVLEFESYTPSRPDEMLKRQYGVDHLYRLNNNENALGPPPAAREVIAAFPPAQGAVYPNGDCFFLRQALAEAFGKSPEQFLVGNGSCEVITSVIKAFCQQGDAIVTADKTFAVYEWVAAFSGVEPLLVPLRDYAQDPEAMLAAITERTKIVFVCNPNNPTGTWWDRDTLEDFLRRVDGRVVVVLDEAYREFVDSPDFPDGMEVMERHPNVLVFRTFSKMYGLAAFRIGYLCGPLECVDFVRRTHLVYSVNSVGQAAARAAVADGSDHVQATRRMVDEARGRLRALFSSLGLEHVSGAGNYIMARVPMSDTMLYRLLMRQGVMVRTMTGFRFPNWIRVTLGLPPAMEAFETAFRKALEKR from the coding sequence ATGCGTCGGCTCGCTGATCTCGTCCCGCCGCACGTCCTCGAGTTCGAGAGCTACACTCCGAGCCGCCCGGACGAGATGCTGAAGCGGCAGTACGGGGTGGACCACCTCTACCGCCTGAACAACAACGAGAACGCGCTGGGCCCCCCGCCCGCTGCGCGCGAGGTCATCGCCGCCTTTCCTCCGGCGCAGGGCGCGGTCTACCCGAACGGGGACTGCTTCTTCCTGCGCCAGGCGCTGGCCGAGGCCTTCGGCAAGTCGCCGGAGCAGTTCCTGGTGGGCAACGGCTCCTGCGAGGTCATCACCTCGGTCATCAAGGCCTTCTGCCAGCAGGGCGACGCCATCGTCACCGCGGACAAGACCTTCGCGGTCTACGAGTGGGTGGCCGCCTTCTCCGGGGTGGAGCCGCTCCTCGTCCCGCTCAGGGACTACGCCCAGGACCCCGAGGCCATGCTCGCCGCGATCACGGAGCGGACCAAGATCGTCTTCGTGTGCAATCCGAACAACCCCACGGGCACGTGGTGGGATCGGGACACGCTGGAGGACTTCCTGCGGCGCGTGGACGGCCGGGTCGTGGTGGTGCTGGACGAGGCCTACCGGGAGTTCGTGGACTCGCCCGACTTCCCGGACGGCATGGAGGTCATGGAGCGCCACCCGAACGTGCTGGTCTTCCGCACCTTTTCCAAGATGTACGGGCTGGCCGCCTTCCGCATCGGGTACCTCTGCGGACCGCTCGAATGCGTGGACTTCGTGCGCCGCACGCACCTGGTCTACTCGGTCAATTCCGTGGGCCAGGCCGCGGCCAGGGCCGCGGTCGCGGACGGCTCCGACCACGTGCAGGCCACGCGGCGCATGGTCGACGAGGCGCGTGGCCGCCTGCGCGCGCTCTTTAGCTCGCTCGGGCTCGAGCACGTCTCGGGCGCGGGCAACTACATCATGGCCCGCGTGCCCATGTCCGACACCATGCTCTACCGCCTGCTCATGCGTCAGGGCGTGATGGTCCGGACCATGACGGGCTTCCGCTTCCCCAACTGGATCAGGGTGACGCTCGGCCTGCCTCCGGCCATGGAGGCCTTCGAGACCGCTTTCCGCAAGGCGCTGGAGAAGCGATGA
- a CDS encoding (2Fe-2S)-binding protein, with amino-acid sequence MTNITLRFTLNGEPVTLTTRPDRRVLDLVREDLGLTAAKEGCGSGECGGCTILVDGAARLSCLMLAAQLEGCSVTTAEGLGTPERPHPIQTAFAAHGAVQCGYCTPGMTMAAADLLARNPSPTREEVREAVSGNLCRCTGYVKIVDATLAAARAMREADGNGEGAA; translated from the coding sequence ATGACGAATATCACACTTCGCTTCACGCTGAACGGCGAGCCCGTGACGCTCACGACCCGGCCGGACAGGCGGGTGCTCGACCTCGTGCGCGAGGACCTGGGACTCACGGCCGCCAAGGAGGGCTGCGGCTCCGGCGAATGCGGCGGCTGCACCATCCTCGTGGACGGCGCGGCACGGCTCTCCTGCCTCATGCTCGCGGCGCAGCTCGAGGGATGCTCCGTGACCACGGCCGAAGGGCTCGGCACGCCCGAGCGTCCCCATCCCATCCAGACGGCCTTCGCGGCGCACGGGGCCGTGCAGTGCGGCTACTGCACCCCGGGCATGACCATGGCCGCGGCCGACCTGCTGGCGCGAAACCCCTCCCCCACCCGCGAGGAGGTGCGCGAGGCCGTCTCCGGCAACCTCTGCCGCTGCACGGGCTACGTGAAGATCGTGGACGCCACCCTGGCCGCGGCGCGGGCCATGCGCGAGGCGGACGGCAACGGGGAGGGGGCGGCATGA
- a CDS encoding type II toxin-antitoxin system RelE/ParE family toxin: MAYHHAMENVPVTVIEPPVLSARRERAEGGGRMPGAGFNPTAGDVMEGTGGVRKLRWARQGGGKSGGFRVIYFFHSEAMPLFALSVYGKNEKSNLTKAERNEMKKLSTMLVAAYAGRRT; the protein is encoded by the coding sequence ATGGCCTACCATCACGCCATGGAGAACGTGCCCGTCACGGTCATCGAGCCCCCCGTCCTTTCGGCGCGACGTGAAAGGGCTGAGGGAGGAGGAAGAATGCCTGGAGCTGGTTTCAACCCGACTGCCGGAGATGTCATGGAGGGCACGGGCGGCGTGCGGAAGCTGCGATGGGCACGTCAGGGAGGCGGCAAGAGCGGCGGATTTCGCGTCATCTACTTCTTTCACTCCGAAGCCATGCCGCTTTTCGCACTGAGCGTTTACGGAAAAAACGAGAAGTCCAATTTGACCAAGGCGGAACGGAACGAAATGAAGAAGCTGTCGACCATGCTGGTTGCGGCGTACGCAGGGAGGCGGACATGA
- a CDS encoding xanthine dehydrogenase family protein subunit M produces the protein MSAGVFLPQSLSELWPLLADGAVPMAGGTDLLARRRGRAPGFVACLERIGELRGVSEEGGLLRLGACETHTSLLGNPGLRERLPILARALAVLGSPLVRNMGTIGGNIVTASPAGDTLPPLYALDAELELASRGGARRLPLAEFIAGPGKTLLGPGEIVSAVLVPVPEAGSGVVQHFEKVGRRKALAIAVVSLAALVRTGPGNVVVEARLALGSVGPTVVRCLNAERELLGRRLDQAALSRAAAAVREEVAPIDDLRASAAYRRDVAGNLLLRLAPPS, from the coding sequence ATGAGCGCGGGCGTCTTCCTGCCGCAGAGCCTTTCCGAGCTCTGGCCCCTGCTCGCGGACGGGGCCGTTCCCATGGCCGGGGGCACGGACCTGCTGGCGCGCCGCCGGGGTCGGGCGCCGGGCTTCGTGGCCTGCCTCGAGCGGATAGGGGAACTGCGCGGCGTGTCCGAGGAGGGCGGCCTGCTGCGCCTCGGGGCCTGCGAGACCCACACGAGCCTGCTCGGGAATCCCGGGCTTCGCGAGCGCCTGCCCATTCTCGCGCGGGCCCTGGCCGTGCTCGGCTCGCCCCTCGTGCGCAACATGGGCACCATCGGCGGGAACATCGTCACCGCCTCGCCCGCGGGCGACACCCTGCCCCCCCTCTACGCCCTGGACGCAGAGCTGGAGCTCGCCTCGCGCGGGGGCGCGCGCCGCCTCCCCCTGGCCGAGTTCATCGCCGGGCCGGGGAAGACTCTGCTCGGCCCCGGCGAGATCGTCTCCGCCGTGCTCGTGCCCGTGCCCGAGGCCGGGAGCGGTGTGGTGCAGCATTTCGAGAAGGTGGGGAGGCGCAAGGCCCTGGCCATCGCCGTGGTCAGCCTGGCCGCCCTGGTCCGGACGGGCCCGGGCAACGTGGTCGTCGAGGCCAGGCTCGCGCTGGGCAGCGTCGGGCCGACCGTGGTGCGCTGCCTGAACGCCGAGCGGGAGCTCCTGGGCCGCCGCCTGGACCAGGCCGCGCTTTCCCGCGCCGCCGCTGCCGTACGCGAAGAGGTGGCGCCCATCGACGACCTGCGTGCCTCGGCCGCCTACCGCCGGGACGTGGCGGGCAATCTGCTGCTGCGCCTGGCCCCGCCGTCCTGA
- a CDS encoding xanthine dehydrogenase family protein molybdopterin-binding subunit yields MAARQEQPYPHRDTLSKATGAERFSTDVAPPECLFAGARRAGVPCARILAVRTDEARAVPGVVAVLTRADVPGSNRQGIVHKDQPVLAGERVRHAGDAVALVVAESREALALALPLVRVELEPLPGVFDPLQALDPKAPPVHPGREEGNLLSHGLVEKGDARAALSGCEVVVEGEFATPMQDHAFLEPANGTARTTRDGGIEMVVSTQAPFRDRFEIAHALGLDPMRVRVRAPYLGGGFGGKDGATVQCLLALAALKAGGRWVRMCLSREENFLSGYKRHGARMRLRLGAARDGRLVALDSVMHLDSGPYAHLGTEIMALALEHAGGPYDIPHARAEGFCVYTNNPVGGAFRGFGVAQASFALERMLDALAERLSLDPARLRLKNALRTGGTNSAGVAVESPTGAAQCLEALMAHPAWQGREEWKRAAPAFKRRGVGISACCNAMGYGRGLPDAAAAKLELTRAGTFRIYNSVPDMGQGNAAAFVQIAAQALDQEISAFELVEPDTRLCLPAGSSSASRSTYTFGNALLRACASMRAKLAARASLVLLADEPARLRLAPGAVVDDATGRFVPLSMIGSMLQRDDRICVDQFVMPVVQDPPKTGEEFRLGFPHRFFSHGACVCAVEADELTGQVELKECVTAVECGRVLNAQGVERQVQGAAAQGVGFGLMEDLCLEDGRMRAGDLTTYLVPTARDLPDLECHVVDGDEPSGPYGLKGMGEVGIHGPAPAIAGAVQDAVGLCVDSIPVEPERVLQALRENRKRVLP; encoded by the coding sequence ATGGCCGCACGCCAGGAACAGCCCTACCCGCACCGCGACACCCTCTCCAAGGCCACGGGCGCCGAACGCTTCAGCACGGACGTCGCCCCGCCGGAGTGCCTCTTCGCCGGGGCCAGGCGCGCGGGCGTGCCCTGCGCGCGCATCCTGGCCGTGCGCACGGACGAGGCGCGCGCCGTGCCGGGCGTCGTGGCCGTGCTCACGCGGGCGGACGTGCCGGGCAGCAACCGCCAGGGCATCGTGCACAAGGACCAGCCCGTGCTGGCCGGGGAGCGCGTCCGCCACGCGGGCGACGCCGTGGCCCTGGTGGTGGCCGAAAGCCGCGAGGCCCTGGCCCTGGCCCTCCCCCTCGTCCGCGTGGAGCTCGAGCCGCTGCCCGGCGTCTTCGACCCGCTGCAGGCCCTCGATCCAAAGGCGCCGCCGGTCCACCCGGGCCGGGAGGAAGGCAACCTGCTCTCGCACGGCCTGGTGGAGAAAGGCGACGCCCGCGCGGCGCTTTCCGGCTGCGAGGTGGTGGTGGAAGGCGAGTTCGCGACGCCCATGCAGGACCACGCCTTTCTCGAGCCCGCCAACGGCACGGCCAGGACCACGCGCGACGGCGGCATCGAGATGGTCGTCTCCACCCAGGCGCCGTTTCGCGACCGCTTCGAGATCGCCCACGCCCTGGGGCTCGATCCCATGCGCGTGCGCGTGCGCGCGCCCTATCTCGGCGGCGGCTTCGGCGGCAAGGACGGGGCCACGGTGCAGTGCCTGCTGGCCCTGGCCGCGCTCAAGGCGGGCGGCCGCTGGGTGAGGATGTGCCTCTCCCGCGAGGAGAACTTCCTCTCCGGCTACAAGCGCCACGGCGCGCGCATGCGCCTGCGCCTGGGCGCCGCGCGCGACGGCCGCCTGGTGGCCCTCGACAGCGTCATGCACCTGGACTCCGGCCCCTACGCGCACCTGGGCACGGAGATCATGGCCCTGGCCCTGGAGCATGCGGGCGGCCCCTACGACATCCCCCACGCGCGCGCCGAGGGCTTCTGCGTCTACACCAACAATCCCGTGGGCGGGGCCTTTCGCGGCTTCGGCGTGGCCCAGGCGAGCTTCGCCCTGGAGCGCATGCTGGACGCCCTGGCCGAGAGGCTTTCCCTGGACCCGGCCCGGCTGCGCCTCAAAAACGCGCTTCGCACGGGCGGGACCAACAGCGCGGGCGTGGCCGTGGAGTCGCCCACGGGCGCGGCACAGTGCCTGGAAGCGCTCATGGCGCATCCCGCATGGCAGGGGCGCGAGGAGTGGAAGCGCGCCGCACCGGCCTTCAAGCGCCGGGGCGTGGGCATCTCGGCCTGCTGCAACGCCATGGGCTACGGCCGGGGGCTGCCGGACGCGGCCGCGGCCAAGCTGGAGCTGACCCGCGCCGGAACCTTCAGGATCTACAACTCCGTGCCGGACATGGGACAGGGCAACGCCGCGGCCTTCGTGCAGATCGCGGCCCAGGCCCTGGACCAGGAGATCTCGGCCTTCGAGCTGGTCGAGCCGGACACCAGGCTCTGCCTGCCCGCGGGCTCCTCCTCGGCCAGCCGCTCCACCTACACCTTCGGCAACGCCCTGCTCAGGGCCTGCGCGTCCATGCGCGCCAAGCTCGCGGCGCGCGCCTCCCTGGTGCTCCTCGCGGACGAGCCTGCGCGGCTTCGGCTCGCGCCGGGCGCCGTGGTGGACGACGCCACGGGCCGCTTCGTCCCCCTGTCCATGATCGGCTCCATGCTGCAGCGCGACGACAGGATCTGCGTGGACCAGTTCGTCATGCCCGTGGTCCAGGACCCGCCGAAGACCGGGGAGGAGTTCAGGCTGGGCTTCCCCCACCGCTTCTTCTCCCACGGCGCCTGCGTCTGCGCCGTGGAGGCGGACGAGCTGACCGGCCAGGTGGAGCTCAAGGAGTGCGTCACGGCCGTGGAGTGCGGCCGGGTGCTGAACGCGCAGGGCGTGGAGCGGCAGGTGCAGGGCGCGGCCGCCCAGGGCGTGGGCTTCGGCCTCATGGAGGACCTCTGCCTGGAAGACGGCCGCATGCGCGCGGGCGACCTGACCACCTACCTGGTGCCCACGGCCCGGGACCTGCCGGACCTCGAGTGCCATGTTGTGGACGGCGACGAGCCGAGCGGCCCCTATGGACTGAAGGGCATGGGCGAGGTCGGCATCCACGGCCCGGCCCCGGCCATCGCGGGCGCGGTGCAGGACGCCGTCGGGCTTTGCGTGGACAGCATCCCCGTGGAGCCGGAGCGCGTGCTTCAGGCTTTACGCGAAAACAGGAAACGAGTGCTCCCATGA